The genomic DNA CTTGCAAAATTAACCGTTCAGTACCTGGAACTTAAAGACATGCTCCTGAACTTTGGCCCCTAAGTATTTTTTTTACCTCCaactttgggctggatgtgtctgTGTAGTTCGTACATGCAAAATTACTGTTTTACCTTAATTAGCTATGTAATCCCAAATTTGAAAACATGGGCCAGCTCCCTAGCAATTCAAGTTCAACCAATGAGTTTCAGCCCCTCAGCATTTGAGTGACACCAAGCGAGAGGCACACAttgcagagcgagagagatggcaATGAGGTGGTACACAAATCTGCACATGCAGTAccttcgcaaagtattcagacccctagacttttcccacattttgttactctacttattctaaaaaaaaaaaaatttttagtttttttgttctctcaacaatctacacacaataacctgtAATGACAAAtgtagaaattttagcaaatttatataaaaaaagaaataccttgtttacataagtattctgaccctttgctatgagacttgaaattgagtgccggtgcatcctgtttccattgatcatccttgagatgtttctacaacttgattagagttcacctgtggtaaattgattggacatgatttggaaacacTTGTCCCATGTAAGattccacagttgacagcgcatgtcagagcaaaaaccaagtcataaggtcgaaggaattgtccgtagctcAGAGCTCagagaggattgtgtcgaggcacagatatgaggaagggtaccaaaacatttctgcagcattgaaggtcaccaagaacacagagTGGCCTCTATTATTCTTAAaaggagaagtttggaaccactaagactcttcctagagctggccccctggccaaactgaccaagaacccgatggtcactctgacagagctccagagttcctctgtggagatgggagaaccttccagaaggacaaccatctctgcagcactccaccaatcagaccgttatggtagagtggccagacgtaagccactcctcagtaaaaagcacatgacagcccgcttggagtttgccaaaaaggcacctaaaggactcaagattctctggtatgatgaaaccaagattcaactctttggcctgaatgccaagcatcacatctggagaaaacctgtcCCGATCCCTATgctgaagcatgatggtggcagcatcatgctgtggggatgtttttcagcagctgggactgggagactagtccgtatcggggcaaagatgaacagagcaaagtacggagagatccttgatgaaatcctgcttcagagcgctcaggacctccgactggggtgaaggttcaccttccaacaggacaacaaccttaagcagacagccaagacaacacaataatggctttgggacaagtctcaatgtcgttgagtggcccaaccagtgcctggacttgaacccaattgaacatttctggagaaacctgaaaatagctgtgcagtgacgctccccatccaacctgacagagcttgagaggatctgcagagaagaatgggaaaaactccccaaatacaggtgtgccaagcttgtagcgtcatactcaaggttgtaatcgctgccacggtgcttcaacaaagtactgagtaagggtctgtatacttatgtaaatgtgaaatttcagtttttatttattttaataaatttgctaacatttataaaaacctgtttatagctttgccattatggtgtattgtgtgtagattgatgaggaacaaatTTAAtccaatcaattttagaattaggaAAAAGCCAAGGGTTCggaatactttctaaatgcactgtatgtgacatAGTAAACAGTGATCACTTTTGGATTATGAGCACTACTTTGacaactactggctaaaaagtatataAAAGTGCCAGAGAATCTCTGTCTTGCTACAGCACCTTCGAGGGTTAATGACAAAACTGATCAGCAAATGTGACTCCTCGGTCTATTCTCCCCCTATTGGCACTATTCTGTCCTTGTCACACACAGGCGGTGAACATTGTAAATAAATATCCGTCAACATGTGCTTAATCGTGACAAGCTGGAGGAGGAACAGCTGACACTATTATAGGCCTAGTCATTTATGGTAATGACACATCCTCGTCCTGACTCCTGTTGATGTGAGCAGCTCCTGCCAAGGAGGGGAGCTGAAAGTCTTAGGCCTAATTCGTCTCGCCGTTCGTTCTGTTTTCTTGTGCACAACGAGGAATTTCAACCCTCTAACTTTGGTAGTAGAATTCTTGCTTCAATGGATGTATTTTTAaattttctctcctgtttcttcaTTAGTTTTAAATTTCCTTCCTAGtatgttattttcaaatgtatgtGCCTAACCATCACCTACATTTGGTCACCTAAGACACACTGTtacgcatgcagacacacacacacacacactcccacactaACAAGGTACCTTGCTCCCATTTGTTGACAGCGATGGCCCAAGAGACGAACCCGAGCCTGACGCCTGTGCTTTGTGCCACTGGCTGTGGTTTCTATGGCAACCCCAGAAACAACGGCATGTGCTCGGTCTGCTACAAGGAGCATCTGAACCGACAGCAGAGTAGTGACTGCAGCTTGAGCCAACTTAGCCCAATGGGTAAgttccccctccaccctctctcttacTGACCACACAAATCTACTTCAAACAGTGCttcaccctcccctccaccccctaaAAATCACTATTTGCATTAGGATTGTCACGATACCAGTATTGCGATACTAAGATActatttggtcctttaaaaaaacTACTGTATGACACATATTGTGTGCTATTGCTTGGAAAGGAAACGTGATTCTGGGTGACAACATAAGGCTGCTTGTTTCCAACAATAGGACTGTTTTTCTCAGGAAATTTTGCCCACTTCATGTTTTATTTCATTGCCAAGATACCTCGGAGTATTGCGATTCTGGTATCGCGATAACGCTAATTTGCATACACGTTATGGACCAGCTGCACTCTTGAGTGGAAACCGTTGAACCAAATTGAGTTTCGTCTCCCATCTGAGGTTGATGTTTTGCTTTTGCTGTGTCACAGGAGCAGTCGGTAGTCCTACCTCTGAGGCCTCAGCCATCCAGAGGCTAGAGGCCAGTCTCGCCAAAGTAGACCCTTCATCTGGCTCTGCTACAGACATGGCTAGGTAAGGTGTGCTTGTTTGTCCGCATGTGCTACAATGGATGTCTTATTGCTTTATGCGCTCTCATATCTGTAACTTATAATTTTATTTCATTCGCCCCCTCTGCAGAACTATTCAAGGCTCTCTTCCAGTGACTCAACAAATGACTGAGATGAGCATCTCAAGAGAGGATAACCCAGATTCCCTAGAGCCTGGTAAAACACACACTTCTAGAGGGAAACATTGCTCTGTTCGACCCACTTTAGCATTGGCTATTTCGATGCATCCTGACTTGTATACTTTGCAACCAACTGTGGTTTTACATATAGCCTCAAACACAGGCTGCCTAAAATAAACCAGATTAAAAATACCCTTGTATGTGAGTGCTGAAACTGCCTCAGAAAAAACACAGGAACAGTTCTATTTGAATCCGAAGACTGAAAGAAGTATATATTTAAGTGCttttctcctctgttttctccttcAGTTGTGAGTCAGCCTACTGCGTCTAGCCCCGTCACGGCCAGCGGCGACGAGGCCAAGGAAGACACCCCCAAGCCCAAGAAGAATAAGTGCTTCATGTGCCGCAAGAGGGTGGGCCTCACAGGTGAGCGTGCCACAGCAGGACGTGGTGCTTCTCAAATGAAGTGGGATGACAGGGTTGAGCAATGCATACGACGTCATGCCTTCTTGCGAAAGAGGTTGGCCATGTTCCAGGCCACCTACACTGCAGTTGCACAAGTAGTCAAGTCATACTGATGGCATTTCTGCAATGTAAAACACTACTTCCGCATTTGTGATTGGCCTCAGATCTCTACTATGCATAAATGGTGTGTAACACGCAGGAACCCCATCAATATCACTTATTTATCTGGTCATCTGCGCAATGCGGCTGCATCGTAGGTGGTTCGGAATGTAACCCTAGTCTTCCTGTGTGTTTGATCTTATCAGAGGTTCATTCTTATTGAGTTGGTGTTTGGTTCATACTGTGGTTCCCCTCTAATCTCTGACCTTTTGAACTCTACTCCAGGGTTCGACTGTCGCTGTGGGAACCTGTTCTGTGGTGTCCATCGGTACTCCGACAAGCACAACTGTCCTTACGACTACAAGGCTGAGGCAGCTGCCAAGATCCGCAAGGAGAACCCTGTTGTGGTCGCTGACAAGATCCAGAGAATATAGGGTTAAGAACCATCCACACAGAGACTAGAGTATGATGTCGAACCCTTGACATGAACACTGGCACGAGTGGCAAAAGGATGTCATTTTTAAAGTCACAACCTTGAGAAAGGACAGAGATCCTGCCTGTTGGGGAGATGCATGAACGGTCACTTTTTtgttacgtttattatttttttccctCTTTGCTGATATTctgtgtatatataaaaaaaaacatattttaaaagaGCAGCCCACAGACGTGTCTGTTCTGCAGAACCTATATCTATCTGGACGTTCTATCACAACTGAATATGGCCCCTGAGCTGTTTGGCCACTTTGTTGCCAAATAGCCGACAGCTATTCTTTTCTAAAGTTATGTGCACATGCAGTATCCCGACGAGTTCAGTTGAATCTCCATTTCTACGTTCCGTTCCCATTAGTGTCAGTCGGGTCAGTTGTCCGATAGGTATGACTATCTCCCAAAATGCAGGTGGGCTTTTATCCCCCAGACTGTGACCTGCCTACCTCACAGCAGCAGGTCATGTTTCTCCTCATCACAATGTCCACGTGAAGCTTTTTCCTAATCGTCTCCCCTTACAATCACTTCATTATTTCCAGAGGAAGGGGTTACCTCTGACATTTTTAAAGCAGTCCTTAGGCACCATTTCTGTTTGATCACCCGAACGCCGCGGCCCGTCTTTATGGTCATTGTAAGAGGTGTGAGAAggagtacaaaaacacatttttaccaACTATCATGTGGGACAGGACTTTTAGTCAAGGAGGTCCTAGACTAATCTACGGTCAGAATCTCCCAACTGTGGTCTCGGCAGAGGGTTGCGTGCATTGACCCTGGTGCAGTTCTCTGGGTGAGACTTGGGCACTACCCATCTTTTATTGgctatatggggggggggggggggggtgaatgggaGAGCAACCccatgcagtaatatcttaaATCATGTAAAATATCTGAATGAATTGCTAGGTCATTATTGTATCTGCTGAGAGACATGTTTAATCCCTGTTTTTTATATACATTAACATAGTACTGATATTAGCACATGTATTCAGTGCAGTTGTGAAGTTAGGGTATATGAGACAGCCTTGCTTTGTGTTGATTTTGGTGTGCGTGTTCAGTGGGTTTGAGTGAACACATGGGTGTCAGATTGTGTGCACCTCCACTTCATTTTGTGAAGCAATATATCCCGTAGCTCTGCACATGTTTCCAAGGCTACAGGAGCATGGCAGAACTGAGGTTTTGATAACTAGATTCCAGAGTTGGATTCCAACTGATCTTTTCAGCTTTCTTTCCCCTATTGGTCTGTGTGATTGATCTagagcagcgtgtgtgtgtgagactttcCTTGGCTGTGTGAAACATTGATACAAGTGTGTCCTGTGTAGATTTTTCTTCTCCCATAGGGAtgaggtttttactttttaaaacaAAGGTATCCATTTCAGTTTTTTCCTTTTAGTTATGCAAATTTGTACAAAAAAAACCTGATATTTATGAATGACATAATCTTGCTACCCAGCATTACAGCATAATTGTATCATGTAAATAAAGACTGTGTACAGAGACATTGCAAGGCCTGGTTGTTTACATTATAGGAGTAAATATGTGGGCCAGTCAGACTGTTTGGAAGCACAGTTTTCAAACCCGGTGTTTTCTCGCACACCTGTCAcgggcttgggggggggggggggtgcgtcgGCAGAAGGAGTCATGCTGGCAGCTGCTCAGACAGTGCAGGCCTGGGAGAGAGTACGAGAGGGAGACTGCAAAGATGACTACTCTGCTCTACTCCCCTGGTACCTCAATgccatccctccctgcctcagTGCATGGAGGGAAAAAAGAGGACGGCTGATGTGGGACATGTGCCGGGGGATCAGAGAACCAACGTGTTCTGTTCAACCTGACCCATGAACAGCTGGGGAGGTCCTGTAGCCTCCCTCTATGGGTTGGGACAGACACACATTCCTACCCCCCTAGCGGACAGACCCTTAATTTCTTATGGGTGTCTGTATTTCACTTGCCATTTGTGTGTATTTCTGGAAAGCTGGTTCAGTGTTTGACATCACAGTGACAGATGTGGATATGACATGAATGCACCTCTGTCTACTGTGGGGAGTTGGGAAGGAACACTGAGCTAGGGGAACTAAGGTAAGGAAGGAGATTGTTTCTGAATTCCAAATTGACCTCTAGCCCCAACACCCGAGCCACTAatgtagatctgagaggattggataaGTGTTACGGTAATAGCTTCTTTCCTTTAGATTGACAACATTTCCCCCCAGCCATACAGGAG from Oncorhynchus clarkii lewisi isolate Uvic-CL-2024 chromosome 30, UVic_Ocla_1.0, whole genome shotgun sequence includes the following:
- the LOC139389287 gene encoding AN1-type zinc finger protein 5-like isoform X1; this translates as MEFPMAQETNPSLTPVLCATGCGFYGNPRNNGMCSVCYKEHLNRQQSSDCSLSQLSPMGAVGSPTSEASAIQRLEASLAKVDPSSGSATDMARTIQGSLPVTQQMTEMSISREDNPDSLEPVVSQPTASSPVTASGDEAKEDTPKPKKNKCFMCRKRVGLTGFDCRCGNLFCGVHRYSDKHNCPYDYKAEAAAKIRKENPVVVADKIQRI
- the LOC139389287 gene encoding AN1-type zinc finger protein 5-like isoform X2, whose translation is MAQETNPSLTPVLCATGCGFYGNPRNNGMCSVCYKEHLNRQQSSDCSLSQLSPMGAVGSPTSEASAIQRLEASLAKVDPSSGSATDMARTIQGSLPVTQQMTEMSISREDNPDSLEPVVSQPTASSPVTASGDEAKEDTPKPKKNKCFMCRKRVGLTGFDCRCGNLFCGVHRYSDKHNCPYDYKAEAAAKIRKENPVVVADKIQRI